The following coding sequences are from one Nonlabens arenilitoris window:
- a CDS encoding UDP-glucose 6-dehydrogenase, whose translation MLKEIKNICCIGAGYVGGPTMTMIAAKCPHINVNVVDINDNRIKAWNNPDTDYIPIYEPGLASLVNEARGRNLFFSTNVNQAIQDADMIFISVNTPTKTYGVGKGMAADLKYIELCARQIATVATSDKIIVEKSTLPVRTAEALKRILDNTGNGVHFDILSNPEFLAEGTAVSDLLNPDRVLIGGEETENGRLAQQALVDVYANWVPKDRILTTNVWSSELSKLTANAFLAQRVSSINSLSELCEVTEADVDEVARAIGSDSRIGSKFLKASVGFGGSCFQKDILNLVYISKSYGLNEVADYWEQVIIMNDYQKRRFAKKIVETLFNTVSGKRIAILGWAFKKDTNDTRESAAIYVADYLLSEQAELVIYDPKVTKDQIFSDLDYLGSRSTEENRDLVEVSNSPYDAVENAHAVAILTEWDEFVTYDWSKIYNSMLKPAFLFDGRRLLSDELMREIGFEFYKIGKG comes from the coding sequence ATGTTGAAAGAAATTAAGAATATCTGTTGTATAGGTGCAGGATATGTAGGAGGACCTACAATGACAATGATTGCTGCAAAATGTCCGCATATTAATGTTAATGTTGTGGATATTAATGATAACCGAATTAAAGCTTGGAATAATCCTGATACGGATTACATTCCTATATATGAACCGGGATTAGCATCTTTAGTGAATGAAGCGAGAGGAAGAAATTTGTTTTTTTCTACAAATGTAAATCAAGCTATACAAGATGCAGATATGATATTCATTTCTGTTAATACTCCGACTAAAACATATGGTGTAGGAAAAGGAATGGCAGCAGATTTAAAATACATAGAATTATGCGCTAGACAAATAGCTACTGTGGCCACATCAGATAAAATTATTGTTGAAAAATCGACGTTGCCTGTTCGTACAGCCGAGGCCTTAAAACGTATATTAGACAATACGGGTAATGGAGTTCATTTTGATATTTTATCTAATCCTGAATTTCTTGCTGAAGGGACTGCTGTTTCTGATTTATTAAACCCAGATCGGGTCCTAATCGGTGGTGAAGAGACTGAAAATGGAAGGTTAGCACAACAAGCATTAGTTGATGTGTATGCTAATTGGGTGCCAAAAGATCGTATACTGACCACTAATGTTTGGTCTTCTGAATTATCTAAGCTAACTGCAAATGCATTTTTAGCGCAGCGAGTAAGTAGTATTAATTCTTTGTCAGAATTATGTGAGGTAACAGAGGCAGATGTGGATGAGGTAGCCAGAGCAATCGGCTCTGATAGTCGAATTGGTTCAAAATTTTTAAAAGCTTCTGTAGGCTTTGGTGGTTCTTGTTTTCAAAAGGATATTTTAAACTTAGTATATATATCTAAATCTTATGGTTTAAACGAAGTTGCAGATTATTGGGAGCAAGTCATTATCATGAATGATTATCAGAAAAGACGTTTTGCTAAGAAAATAGTCGAAACCTTATTTAATACTGTTTCGGGTAAGCGTATTGCAATATTAGGATGGGCGTTTAAGAAGGACACCAATGATACCAGAGAGTCTGCTGCAATTTATGTGGCTGATTACTTATTAAGTGAACAGGCAGAGCTAGTCATATATGATCCTAAAGTGACAAAAGATCAAATTTTTTCTGATTTGGATTATTTAGGTTCAAGAAGTACAGAAGAAAATAGAGATTTGGTTGAAGTTTCAAATTCACCTTACGATGCTGTAGAAAATGCACATGCGGTGGCTATATTAACAGAGTGGGATGAATTTGTGACTTATGACTGGAGTAAAATTTATAATTCAATGTTAAAGCCAGCTTTCTTGTTTGATGGGAGACGATTATTGAGTGATGAATTAATGAGAGAAATTGGCTTTGAGTTTTATAAAATAGGAAAAGGGTAA
- a CDS encoding nucleotide sugar dehydrogenase, translated as MKKKITIIGLGYVGLPLARLFATKYNVIGFDINSSRVNEINNGIDSTLELTNDELTRVLKDSNDASRGLYCTSLENDILDSNIYIVTVPTPIDEHNKPMLAPLLKASKTIGKYLKKGDFVIYESTVYPGVTEEECAPILEEVSNLVFNEDFYLGYSPERINPGDKLHTIEKILKVTSGSNSQAALYVDNLYKSVITAGTHMAPSIKVAEAAKVIENSQRDINIAFVNELAKIFNRLNISTNDVLAAARTKWNFLPFTPGLVGGHCIGVDPYYLAQKAQAVGYHPEIILAGRRVNDSMGSYVASQVVKLMISEDIILKDSKVLILGFTFKENCPDVRNTKVIDIYNNLIDFSINATVYDPLANPDIVEYEYGIRNLINLNGDKYDAIVLAVAHNEFLEMDLNVISHENTVVYDVKGVLGTKADQTL; from the coding sequence ATGAAAAAAAAAATAACTATTATAGGTCTGGGTTACGTGGGCTTACCATTAGCTAGATTATTTGCTACAAAATATAATGTTATAGGTTTTGATATCAATTCATCAAGAGTTAATGAAATTAATAATGGAATCGATAGTACATTAGAGTTAACAAATGATGAGTTAACTAGGGTTCTTAAAGATTCGAATGATGCTAGTAGAGGACTTTATTGCACCTCTTTAGAGAATGATATTTTAGATTCTAATATTTATATAGTCACTGTTCCAACACCCATAGATGAACATAATAAACCTATGTTAGCTCCTTTATTGAAAGCCAGTAAAACAATAGGGAAGTATCTTAAAAAAGGAGATTTTGTGATTTATGAATCAACTGTCTATCCAGGAGTTACCGAAGAAGAATGTGCGCCAATATTAGAAGAGGTCAGTAATCTTGTTTTTAATGAGGATTTTTATTTAGGTTATTCACCAGAGCGTATTAATCCCGGAGATAAATTACACACTATCGAAAAAATACTCAAGGTGACCTCAGGCAGTAATTCTCAAGCAGCTCTTTACGTAGATAATTTGTATAAGAGCGTAATCACTGCTGGAACACATATGGCGCCCTCTATTAAGGTTGCTGAAGCAGCAAAAGTTATAGAGAATTCTCAAAGAGATATTAATATAGCATTTGTAAATGAACTAGCTAAAATATTTAATAGACTTAATATTAGTACTAATGATGTGTTAGCGGCTGCAAGAACTAAATGGAATTTTTTGCCGTTCACTCCTGGTTTAGTAGGAGGTCATTGTATAGGTGTTGATCCATATTATTTAGCTCAAAAGGCGCAAGCTGTTGGGTATCATCCAGAAATTATACTTGCCGGAAGGCGTGTCAATGATAGTATGGGAAGTTATGTTGCTTCACAAGTAGTGAAATTGATGATTTCTGAAGATATTATATTAAAAGATTCTAAGGTCTTGATCTTAGGATTTACTTTTAAAGAAAATTGTCCTGATGTGCGTAATACTAAAGTGATTGATATCTACAATAATCTTATTGATTTTAGCATAAATGCTACGGTCTATGATCCTTTAGCTAATCCAGATATTGTGGAATATGAATATGGGATTAGAAATTTAATTAATTTAAATGGAGATAAATATGATGCCATTGTTTTAGCGGTAGCACACAATGAGTTCTTAGAAATGGATTTAAATGTTATATCTCATGAAAATACTGTGGTTTATGATGTTAAAGGTGTCTTAGGAACTAAAGCTGATCAAACTTTATAA
- a CDS encoding SDR family oxidoreductase, with protein MSLKILITGAAGFIGSNLCEYFVSKGHDVLGLDNLATGSLDNINNLLLRPNFSFLKGDIREINICHKAVFDRDYVLHQAALGSVPRSINDPITSNEVNVGGFLNMLVACKEAGVKKMVYAASSSTYGDSKAIPKVEEHIGKPLSPYAITKYVNELYADVFYKTYGLDTIGLRYFNVFGRKQDPNGAYAAVIPLFTKQLMNKQSPTINGDGSYSRDFTYIDNVIQANEKAMLTNHPLAVNSVFNVAYGERTNLKTLVELLKKSLSRYDKSILDVDVIYGSVREGDVPHSLATIEKAKQILNYQPEFNLKDGLDEAVQWYWSHL; from the coding sequence ATGTCTTTAAAAATTTTAATTACTGGTGCTGCTGGATTTATCGGTAGTAATCTTTGTGAATATTTTGTTAGTAAAGGGCATGATGTTTTAGGTCTTGATAACTTAGCAACAGGTTCTCTTGATAATATTAATAACCTTTTGCTGAGACCCAACTTCAGTTTTTTAAAGGGTGATATTCGTGAAATTAATATTTGTCATAAAGCTGTTTTTGATAGAGATTACGTTTTACATCAAGCTGCGTTGGGAAGTGTGCCTAGATCTATTAATGATCCTATTACCTCAAATGAAGTCAATGTAGGTGGTTTTTTAAATATGTTAGTTGCCTGTAAGGAGGCAGGAGTTAAAAAAATGGTTTATGCTGCGAGCTCCTCTACTTACGGTGACTCAAAAGCAATACCTAAAGTTGAAGAACATATAGGGAAGCCATTGTCACCTTATGCGATTACAAAATATGTGAATGAATTATATGCTGATGTTTTTTATAAGACTTACGGTTTAGATACGATAGGTTTAAGATATTTCAATGTGTTTGGTCGTAAACAAGACCCTAATGGAGCTTATGCAGCTGTTATACCATTGTTCACAAAACAATTAATGAATAAACAATCACCTACAATTAATGGTGATGGATCTTATTCTAGGGATTTTACTTATATAGATAATGTCATTCAAGCAAATGAAAAAGCTATGCTTACTAATCATCCTCTAGCAGTAAATTCTGTATTTAATGTAGCCTATGGTGAACGTACAAATCTTAAAACGTTAGTTGAATTATTGAAAAAGTCTTTGTCTAGATATGATAAATCTATTTTGGATGTTGACGTGATCTATGGTTCGGTACGAGAAGGCGATGTACCACATTCTCTAGCCACAATTGAGAAAGCAAAGCAGATTTTAAATTATCAGCCTGAATTCAATTTAAAAGATGGATTAGATGAAGCTGTACAATGGTATTGGTCTCATTTATAA
- a CDS encoding OmpA family protein gives MQVESKNKSYEKIITLSFALCGLIGFAQTDTEEVKSDYNKWSIDVGAGVTKPVRPVSSGAFTNTPSLFQADLGVRYMVNDKFGFNADFGYNNFSSDENSRDFDSRYYRVTLEGVVNAGHIVGLHKLHDRLGLLLHGGMGVSNLKGTDPVETGDDWMLNFQAGITPQIRLSNSVALFGDLSVLGHVRQDITFDGLSRGTTRGFDGMLVNASVGLNIYLGNGDVHSDWYTYDVQEKIDNLTADVEKMATDYADDDKDGVPNYIDRDNTTESGVRVDNKGRAIDLNNNSIPDDMESALDGRYASKADLANMKPGTSGMSDKGIIKKLINEGYVNVYFQFNSTKPALYSLSAINTLVTYMKDNPSATATLTGYADELGSPAYNKNLSERRAKMVHDVLVASGIDASRLSHNGNGEDASVDKNSSEARQLVRRVTFRVN, from the coding sequence TTGCAGGTTGAAAGCAAGAATAAATCTTATGAAAAAATTATTACATTATCATTTGCTTTGTGTGGCCTGATAGGTTTTGCACAAACTGATACGGAAGAAGTAAAATCTGATTACAACAAATGGTCTATCGACGTGGGCGCTGGTGTAACTAAACCAGTACGTCCGGTTAGCTCTGGAGCATTTACTAACACTCCATCTCTATTCCAGGCAGATCTCGGCGTTAGATATATGGTCAACGATAAATTTGGTTTTAATGCAGATTTTGGTTACAACAATTTTTCTAGTGATGAGAATAGTCGTGATTTTGACTCTAGATACTATAGAGTAACCCTAGAAGGAGTAGTGAATGCAGGTCACATAGTAGGTTTACATAAATTACATGACAGACTAGGTCTTCTTTTGCATGGTGGTATGGGTGTTTCTAATTTAAAAGGAACTGATCCTGTTGAAACTGGTGACGACTGGATGTTGAATTTCCAAGCTGGTATTACGCCTCAAATCAGATTAAGCAATAGTGTAGCTTTATTTGGAGATTTATCTGTTTTAGGTCATGTAAGACAAGACATCACATTTGATGGTTTAAGTAGAGGTACTACTAGAGGATTTGATGGTATGTTAGTTAATGCTTCTGTAGGTTTGAATATCTATTTAGGTAATGGTGACGTTCACTCTGACTGGTACACTTATGATGTACAAGAGAAAATTGACAATCTTACTGCTGATGTTGAAAAAATGGCTACAGATTATGCTGACGATGACAAAGATGGTGTGCCAAACTACATTGATAGAGACAATACAACTGAAAGCGGTGTACGTGTTGATAATAAAGGTAGAGCAATTGACTTAAACAACAACAGTATTCCAGATGATATGGAAAGTGCTCTTGATGGTCGCTATGCTTCTAAAGCTGATTTAGCTAACATGAAGCCAGGTACTAGCGGAATGTCTGATAAAGGTATTATCAAGAAATTGATCAATGAAGGTTATGTAAACGTATACTTCCAGTTCAATAGTACTAAGCCTGCTCTTTATTCTCTAAGTGCTATCAATACTTTAGTAACTTACATGAAAGATAATCCAAGTGCTACTGCAACTTTAACAGGTTATGCAGATGAGTTAGGAAGTCCTGCTTACAATAAAAACTTATCTGAGCGTCGTGCTAAGATGGTACATGATGTACTTGTAGCTTCTGGAATCGATGCTTCTAGATTATCTCACAACGGTAATGGTGAAGACGCTTCTGTTGATAAGAATTCTTCTGAAGCTAGACAATTAGTAAGAAGAGTTACTTTCAGAGTTAACTAA
- a CDS encoding protein-disulfide reductase DsbD family protein produces MRKLFIALTALISLQLTAQVEDPTDWTTSVEKISDTEYLLITEANIEPGWHVYSQAKGEKDEGPVATEFNFFGTEDFELVGINKETGTYAEYVEIWGMDVYQFANYARFEQKIRLTNPETEYIAVEAYFMVCDDTQCLPPSPESLIFKLDNSVSVVPDDVINAYYDAGAEPIKADGPKASTIKKKGDKHEKKDVDSDEDDEDDEEENKSLWTIFFGCLVAGILTLATPCVFPMIPMTVSFFTKQAGGRLQGVLYGVFILLIYVLFSLPFHLFESVSPDIFNEFSTNPWLNIFFFVVFIIFAISFFGAFEITMPNSLINKVDKASNVGGLIGVFFMALTLVLVSFSCTGPVIGAVLGSVLSTDGGATALTAGMAGFGFGLGIPFALFAIFPSWMNSLPKSGGWLNTVKVFLGFLELAFAFKFLSNADLVMQWHWIEREIFIAIWVAVFGALALYLFGKIKLPHDGPDQNISVGRMLLGLCSLVFSLYLLPGIWGAPLKLISGFPPPSTYSESPYGVGYKKSGGVTAAIELPEHAHFAVHDIIAFDDYEEGLAYAKEVNKPVLIDFTGWACVNCRKMEERVWAEPQILNILKNDVVLVSLYVDEKKALPKEEQYTSEFTQKRIRSVGNKWSDLQISRYQVNAQPYYALVDENGNDLKGVEQIGYTPDVDEYEKWLKEGVEQYK; encoded by the coding sequence ATGAGAAAGCTCTTTATAGCTTTAACAGCTCTAATCAGTCTACAGCTTACAGCCCAAGTTGAAGACCCAACGGACTGGACTACAAGCGTCGAAAAGATTTCAGATACAGAATACCTTCTAATCACAGAAGCTAATATTGAGCCTGGATGGCATGTATATTCTCAGGCCAAAGGTGAAAAAGATGAAGGTCCTGTGGCTACAGAGTTTAACTTTTTTGGCACTGAAGATTTTGAATTAGTAGGTATTAATAAAGAAACGGGTACTTATGCTGAGTATGTCGAGATATGGGGAATGGATGTATATCAATTTGCTAATTATGCACGTTTTGAGCAAAAAATTAGATTAACAAATCCTGAAACAGAATATATCGCTGTAGAAGCTTACTTTATGGTATGTGATGATACGCAATGTCTACCACCATCACCAGAGTCTTTAATTTTTAAGTTAGATAATAGTGTAAGTGTGGTCCCTGATGATGTTATTAATGCATATTATGATGCAGGTGCAGAACCTATAAAAGCAGATGGACCAAAGGCTAGTACTATAAAAAAAAAAGGAGATAAGCACGAGAAGAAGGATGTAGATAGTGATGAAGATGATGAAGATGACGAAGAGGAAAATAAGAGTCTATGGACTATTTTCTTTGGATGTCTTGTCGCAGGTATATTAACCTTAGCAACACCTTGCGTTTTTCCTATGATACCTATGACGGTATCATTCTTTACAAAACAAGCTGGTGGTAGATTACAAGGTGTACTTTATGGTGTCTTTATCTTATTAATTTACGTATTATTCAGTCTTCCTTTCCACTTGTTTGAATCCGTATCGCCTGATATTTTCAATGAGTTTAGTACAAACCCATGGTTGAACATCTTCTTCTTTGTGGTATTTATCATTTTTGCGATAAGCTTTTTTGGTGCGTTTGAAATCACCATGCCTAATTCATTAATAAATAAAGTAGATAAGGCATCAAACGTAGGTGGATTAATAGGTGTCTTTTTTATGGCACTAACACTTGTTTTAGTTTCTTTTTCTTGTACGGGACCAGTAATAGGAGCGGTGCTAGGTAGTGTGCTCTCTACTGATGGTGGAGCGACTGCATTAACGGCTGGAATGGCTGGGTTTGGTTTTGGGTTGGGAATACCGTTTGCCTTATTCGCTATTTTCCCTAGTTGGATGAATTCGCTGCCTAAGTCAGGTGGATGGTTAAATACGGTTAAAGTGTTTTTAGGCTTCTTAGAATTAGCATTTGCTTTTAAATTCCTATCTAATGCAGACTTAGTGATGCAATGGCACTGGATAGAAAGAGAAATTTTCATTGCAATCTGGGTAGCTGTATTTGGAGCGCTAGCACTTTATTTATTTGGTAAAATTAAATTACCTCACGACGGACCTGATCAAAACATTTCTGTAGGTCGTATGTTATTAGGATTATGCTCCTTAGTTTTTTCGTTATATCTATTACCTGGAATCTGGGGCGCGCCTTTAAAATTGATTAGTGGATTCCCGCCACCATCAACGTATAGTGAATCGCCATATGGAGTAGGATATAAAAAATCTGGTGGAGTTACTGCTGCGATAGAATTGCCAGAGCATGCACATTTTGCCGTACATGATATCATCGCGTTCGATGATTATGAAGAAGGACTAGCTTATGCAAAAGAGGTTAATAAGCCCGTATTAATAGATTTTACGGGATGGGCTTGTGTTAATTGTCGTAAAATGGAAGAAAGAGTATGGGCAGAGCCTCAAATCTTAAACATTCTTAAAAATGATGTAGTTTTGGTGTCATTATATGTTGATGAAAAAAAGGCGCTACCAAAAGAAGAGCAGTATACCTCTGAATTTACTCAGAAACGTATACGTAGTGTAGGAAACAAATGGAGTGATTTGCAGATTAGTAGATATCAAGTGAATGCACAGCCTTACTATGCACTGGTAGATGAGAACGGTAATGACCTTAAAGGAGTAGAGCAAATAGGCTACACTCCAGATGTAGATGAATATGAAAAATGGTTAAAAGAAGGAGTTGAGCAATATAAATAG
- the tilS gene encoding tRNA lysidine(34) synthetase TilS: MLTAFQEHLQRHFSKLKEKRILIAISGGLDSVVLTQLLFDTGYSIALAHCNFNLRSSESDQDEQFVRQLADSLKIDCHVAQFDTLDYASKRGISTQMAARELRYDFFDVLCKDHNYHYLLTAHHLDDQMETFFINLNRGAGLKGLQGIPQMNGRVIRPLLPFSREQIKNYAIDTQLAWREDSSNSSNKYQRNQLRNQILPLLHDVLPQLKTHFAQSLEYLKGSQDMVDDAVLRFRESVIKNTPTGIKINVSQIKNFTNPQAYLYEVVKAYGFHNMIDVMNVVDGQSGKRMVTDEYVLFKDREAVFIEKKTSLVSINQSIDHNNETYHFYGSSMEIEEFVVDDALDIVTQNSDKNILYLDADMVNYPLRLRNWGKGDRIKPLGMKGSKLVSDVLTDSKVSFIAKEKIVVLTWEDEILWVVGIRSSRHGKVTSSTNRLLKLTYII, from the coding sequence ATGCTCACAGCTTTTCAAGAACATCTACAACGTCATTTTTCTAAGCTTAAAGAAAAACGTATACTTATAGCTATAAGTGGTGGTCTGGACAGTGTGGTGCTGACACAATTATTATTTGATACAGGATATAGCATTGCATTAGCACACTGCAACTTTAATCTTAGAAGCTCAGAAAGTGATCAAGATGAACAATTTGTCAGACAACTAGCAGACAGTTTAAAAATTGATTGTCATGTGGCTCAATTTGATACACTAGATTATGCTAGTAAACGAGGTATTTCTACTCAAATGGCAGCTCGAGAATTGAGATACGATTTTTTTGATGTTTTATGTAAAGATCATAACTATCATTACTTACTCACCGCACATCATTTAGATGACCAGATGGAAACTTTTTTTATTAATCTCAATCGTGGTGCCGGTTTAAAAGGTTTGCAAGGCATTCCACAAATGAACGGCCGCGTGATAAGACCTTTATTACCTTTCTCTAGAGAACAGATTAAGAATTATGCTATTGATACTCAGCTCGCATGGCGAGAAGATTCTAGTAACAGTAGTAATAAATATCAACGTAATCAATTACGGAATCAAATTTTGCCATTATTGCATGACGTTCTACCACAATTAAAAACACATTTTGCACAATCTTTAGAATACTTAAAAGGATCTCAAGATATGGTAGATGATGCTGTTTTACGCTTTCGCGAAAGCGTGATTAAAAACACGCCTACAGGAATAAAGATCAATGTAAGTCAGATCAAAAACTTTACTAATCCTCAAGCGTATTTATATGAAGTAGTAAAAGCTTATGGATTTCATAACATGATTGATGTTATGAATGTTGTTGATGGACAGTCAGGTAAAAGAATGGTGACAGATGAGTATGTCTTATTTAAGGATAGAGAAGCCGTTTTTATTGAAAAAAAGACATCTTTAGTATCTATTAATCAATCTATTGATCATAATAATGAAACCTATCATTTTTATGGTTCAAGTATGGAAATAGAAGAATTTGTAGTCGACGATGCCTTAGATATTGTAACTCAAAATAGCGATAAAAATATTCTATATCTAGATGCTGACATGGTAAATTATCCATTAAGACTGCGCAATTGGGGAAAAGGTGATCGCATTAAGCCCTTGGGCATGAAGGGTAGTAAATTAGTAAGTGATGTGCTAACTGATAGCAAAGTTTCTTTCATAGCTAAAGAAAAAATAGTAGTATTGACATGGGAAGATGAAATACTATGGGTTGTAGGAATACGTTCTAGTAGACATGGTAAAGTAACTTCTTCAACTAACAGATTATTAAAATTAACTTATATTATATGA
- a CDS encoding anthranilate synthase component I family protein, with translation MRKTRATYRYKLDEVTTIKNQLLSFYRKDKYLTFLESNHGGTGHDTYKSLLAVGCIDSLSTTYNGAFSKLEEFHNEYQDWIFGYLGYDLKNDLEDLKSENTDGAQFPDLYFYVPEVIFEIAIDCLLIHSYHASELDVKKLLNEIIAHQIQVPNTVVRSGKLLAQDSKSVYLNKAQKFLDHIHRGDIYEANFCTEFYAENVSLDSLKAFKELNEISEPPFAVYARLNSFHVMSASPERYLKKQGSQLISQPIKGTAKRSLHLIEDETLKSKLFNDPKERSENVMIVDLVRNDLSRIAQKGSVIVNELYGIYSFKQVHQMISTITATVKPDLSFIDILKATFPMGSMTGAPKISAMKIIENNESFKRGLYSGAIGYIKPDGDFDFNVVIRSILYNTENKYLSFSVGSAITAAAQPEKEYQECLLKAKAMIEVLSHQGITFD, from the coding sequence GTGAGAAAAACGCGGGCAACATATCGCTATAAGTTAGACGAGGTAACAACGATAAAAAATCAATTGTTGAGTTTTTATCGTAAAGATAAATACCTCACGTTCCTAGAAAGTAATCATGGTGGTACCGGGCACGATACCTATAAATCCTTATTAGCGGTAGGTTGTATAGACTCTTTGTCTACTACATATAATGGTGCATTCTCTAAACTAGAAGAATTTCATAATGAATACCAAGATTGGATATTTGGCTATCTAGGTTATGATTTAAAAAATGATTTAGAAGATCTAAAAAGTGAAAATACAGATGGGGCACAGTTTCCAGATTTGTATTTTTATGTGCCTGAAGTCATTTTTGAAATAGCAATAGATTGTTTGTTAATTCATAGTTATCACGCTAGTGAATTAGATGTTAAAAAATTATTGAATGAAATTATAGCTCATCAGATTCAGGTACCTAATACAGTAGTGCGATCTGGTAAATTACTGGCCCAAGATTCTAAATCGGTTTATTTAAATAAAGCTCAAAAATTTCTAGATCATATACATCGTGGAGATATATATGAGGCAAATTTTTGTACAGAGTTCTATGCCGAAAATGTTTCTCTAGATAGTTTGAAAGCATTTAAAGAATTGAATGAAATAAGTGAACCACCATTTGCGGTCTATGCTCGTTTAAATTCATTTCACGTAATGAGTGCGAGTCCAGAACGTTATTTGAAAAAGCAAGGCTCACAACTGATTTCTCAACCCATTAAGGGAACGGCAAAACGTTCTTTACACCTCATAGAAGATGAGACTTTAAAAAGCAAACTCTTTAATGATCCCAAAGAAAGATCTGAGAATGTGATGATAGTCGATTTAGTACGTAATGATTTATCTAGAATCGCTCAAAAAGGCAGTGTGATAGTTAATGAGCTATATGGTATCTATAGTTTTAAACAGGTTCATCAAATGATTAGTACGATCACTGCTACTGTGAAACCTGACCTTAGCTTCATAGATATTTTAAAAGCTACATTTCCTATGGGAAGTATGACTGGCGCGCCTAAGATAAGCGCCATGAAAATTATTGAGAACAATGAATCATTTAAAAGAGGCCTTTATAGCGGTGCTATAGGATACATTAAACCCGATGGAGATTTTGACTTTAATGTAGTCATACGCAGTATATTATATAATACTGAAAATAAGTATCTTTCTTTTAGTGTAGGTAGTGCCATTACAGCAGCTGCCCAGCCAGAAAAAGAATATCAAGAATGCCTTTTAAAAGCAAAGGCAATGATTGAGGTTTTAAGCCATCAAGGAATTACTTTTGATTAA